One Bartonella tribocorum CIP 105476 genomic window carries:
- a CDS encoding MFS transporter, with amino-acid sequence MKLFFKKSPFSLFSSLFISKVGDYAYEVIFILLVLELTDNAFLIGLVYFFRFIPFLFLGPIGGWFADNFSLKKNMILSEVVRLFASLFVLITTITGTAHITVLIFAAIGTTIGRSIFQPSFQAAIPKMFARKDLTKANSIAQIIDETASVIGPLVCSLLLLFADKSAVLIFDFFTYLISIIVLLNLVNLNSSENKSFNFIKIYRETVSYLQYISTENKNLFITLVGSSVAILFTGAILRFLIPAFVLSVGGEESFVSSLFSLMAVGTIIGGVFYHKIISKVTSLKLMVFWLLYGAVLFLMPFASMLYLKLLLVFACVLGFTGAFVDISLVSALQLYSRREDFGKSFGTFSTLANSAEAASGLIAGLFALVGLMSSFLTMSACIIFTGMIGVIKIKKNKALIPPDTTGEDDH; translated from the coding sequence ATGAAGTTATTTTTTAAAAAGAGTCCATTCTCTCTTTTTTCTTCTCTGTTTATTTCTAAAGTTGGCGATTATGCTTATGAAGTTATTTTTATTTTACTTGTCTTAGAATTAACGGATAATGCCTTTTTGATCGGTCTTGTGTATTTTTTTCGATTTATCCCTTTTCTCTTTTTGGGACCTATAGGCGGTTGGTTCGCAGATAATTTCTCTCTGAAGAAAAATATGATCTTAAGTGAAGTGGTGAGATTATTTGCCTCATTATTCGTTTTGATAACCACGATAACAGGGACGGCTCATATTACTGTGCTTATTTTTGCAGCAATAGGTACAACAATAGGAAGAAGTATTTTTCAACCAAGTTTTCAAGCGGCTATCCCGAAAATGTTTGCAAGAAAGGATCTGACTAAAGCAAATAGCATTGCACAAATTATAGACGAAACAGCATCCGTCATTGGTCCTTTAGTTTGTTCCCTATTGCTTCTTTTCGCCGATAAATCGGCAGTTCTCATTTTTGATTTTTTTACCTATCTTATATCGATTATCGTGTTACTTAATCTTGTGAATTTAAACTCAAGTGAGAATAAATCATTCAATTTTATAAAAATTTATCGCGAAACAGTTTCCTATCTTCAATATATTTCAACTGAAAATAAAAATTTATTTATTACACTCGTTGGCTCGTCGGTTGCTATTCTCTTTACGGGGGCAATTTTAAGATTTTTAATTCCAGCTTTTGTTCTGTCTGTGGGGGGAGAGGAAAGCTTTGTGAGTTCACTTTTTTCTCTCATGGCTGTTGGAACGATTATCGGTGGTGTATTCTATCATAAAATTATATCCAAGGTTACATCATTAAAGCTTATGGTCTTTTGGCTTCTTTATGGGGCTGTTCTATTTCTTATGCCTTTCGCTTCAATGCTTTATTTAAAATTGCTTCTCGTGTTTGCCTGTGTTTTAGGATTTACGGGTGCATTTGTGGATATTAGTTTAGTCTCTGCGCTTCAATTATACTCTCGTCGTGAAGATTTTGGTAAGAGTTTTGGAACCTTTTCAACTCTAGCAAACTCTGCTGAAGCTGCGTCTGGCCTTATTGCTGGGCTTTTTGCTCTCGTGGGATTGATGAGCTCTTTTTTAACGATGTCTGCCTGCATTATTTTCACTGGAATGATTGGCGTTATAAAAATTAAGAAAAATAAAGCGTTAATACCCCCTGATACGACAGGAGAGGATGATCATTGA
- the yacG gene encoding DNA gyrase inhibitor YacG — protein MKQGKNEKKGTEENSMKDERTQTSQSQRKLSEQKEPNLQKEHRPPHPCPICGQMSQTSAYPFCSSRCRAIDLNRWLSGSYILPPPPQVSDEEE, from the coding sequence ATGAAACAAGGTAAAAATGAAAAAAAAGGAACAGAAGAAAATTCAATGAAAGACGAAAGAACACAGACGTCTCAAAGCCAAAGAAAGCTCTCTGAGCAAAAAGAACCCAATTTGCAAAAAGAGCACCGTCCTCCGCATCCTTGTCCTATTTGTGGTCAAATGTCTCAAACGTCTGCTTATCCTTTTTGTTCTAGCCGATGCCGCGCCATTGATCTCAATCGCTGGCTTTCAGGTTCTTATATCCTCCCACCTCCTCCACAGGTTAGCGATGAAGAAGAGTAA
- a CDS encoding Maf family nucleotide pyrophosphatase — translation MKSIKEWGKKHWAETLGEEIHLVLASASPRRLALLAQIGIDPQQVYASDIDETPKLKEHPANLAKRLAKEKALKAQEILNWYSQKVQENQKPQEKLQNVQEKLPGQKMIILAADTVVAVGRTILPKPEGEDEAYECLRFLSGRAHKVYGAVCVLNEQGKITVKLVESRVRFRRLTSSMMKAYLASGEWQGKAGGYAIQGKAGAFVVYIAGSYSNVVGLPLAETADLLTAYHYPLYAHWMEETL, via the coding sequence ATGAAAAGTATAAAAGAGTGGGGGAAAAAACATTGGGCGGAAACTCTTGGGGAAGAAATTCATTTGGTGCTTGCATCCGCTTCACCACGGCGTTTGGCGCTTCTGGCCCAAATAGGCATTGATCCTCAGCAGGTTTATGCAAGCGATATTGATGAAACACCAAAATTAAAAGAACATCCTGCAAACCTTGCCAAACGTTTGGCAAAGGAAAAAGCACTAAAAGCGCAAGAGATTTTGAACTGGTACTCTCAGAAGGTCCAAGAAAATCAGAAGCCCCAAGAAAAATTGCAAAACGTCCAAGAAAAATTGCCTGGGCAGAAAATGATTATCTTAGCGGCTGATACGGTGGTGGCTGTTGGGCGTACCATTCTTCCCAAACCAGAAGGCGAGGATGAAGCTTATGAATGTTTACGTTTCCTTTCTGGACGCGCGCACAAGGTTTATGGTGCCGTTTGTGTTTTGAATGAACAGGGAAAAATAACCGTAAAATTGGTTGAAAGTCGTGTTCGTTTTAGACGCTTAACCTCTTCCATGATGAAGGCTTACCTTGCTTCAGGAGAATGGCAAGGGAAAGCGGGGGGCTATGCTATCCAAGGAAAAGCAGGGGCTTTTGTGGTCTATATCGCCGGCTCTTATTCTAATGTTGTGGGATTGCCTTTGGCTGAAACGGCTGATCTGTTGACCGCTTATCATTATCCACTTTATGCGCATTGGATGGAAGAAACGCTGTAG
- the infA gene encoding translation initiation factor IF-1, whose amino-acid sequence MSKEEVLEFSGVVTELLPNAMFRVKLENDHEIIAHTAGRMRKNRIRVLAGDKIMVEMTPYDLTKGRITYRYK is encoded by the coding sequence ATGTCAAAAGAAGAAGTTTTAGAATTTTCTGGTGTCGTTACCGAACTCTTACCGAATGCAATGTTTCGTGTGAAACTGGAAAATGATCATGAAATTATTGCCCATACCGCTGGAAGAATGCGAAAAAATCGTATTCGCGTGTTAGCCGGTGATAAAATTATGGTCGAAATGACCCCTTATGATTTGACAAAAGGACGTATTACATACCGCTATAAGTAG
- a CDS encoding disulfide bond formation protein B, which produces MENVEQKNPHFVIFMNTLGLIGLSVVLVVAFYYQLVKFELPCPLCLLQRVGLMLAGCGFLLNIHHKVKNTHYGMVIIGCMVTSAVAARQVFLHITPDDLGYGSTFFGLHFYTWAFIISVLCIFAVASVMILGELAHKFKEFSAFPILSKTASFLFVFLIAANLISTILECGGGQCADDPVRYELLSNWFPSES; this is translated from the coding sequence ATGGAAAATGTTGAACAAAAAAATCCTCATTTCGTCATATTTATGAATACGCTAGGACTGATTGGATTGTCCGTTGTCTTGGTGGTCGCTTTTTATTATCAATTGGTAAAATTTGAGTTACCTTGTCCCCTTTGTTTGTTGCAACGCGTTGGATTGATGCTCGCAGGTTGTGGGTTCTTGCTCAATATTCATCATAAGGTGAAAAATACCCATTATGGCATGGTTATTATCGGTTGTATGGTAACCAGTGCTGTTGCTGCACGGCAGGTATTTTTGCATATCACACCTGATGATCTGGGATATGGTTCAACGTTCTTTGGATTGCATTTTTATACTTGGGCTTTCATTATTTCTGTTCTTTGTATCTTTGCTGTTGCGAGCGTCATGATTTTAGGCGAATTGGCACACAAATTTAAAGAATTTTCTGCTTTTCCTATCTTGAGTAAAACGGCAAGTTTCTTATTTGTGTTTTTGATTGCGGCTAATTTGATTTCTACCATACTGGAATGTGGTGGCGGACAATGCGCTGATGATCCTGTACGCTATGAATTGTTATCGAATTGGTTCCCTTCAGAGTCTTGA
- a CDS encoding DUF5993 family protein, with amino-acid sequence MFFPFLIALGTAITTVYGKKNISYALWAILFVVILLTFNHHATSTLNLSF; translated from the coding sequence ATGTTTTTTCCATTTTTAATCGCTTTAGGCACTGCAATAACGACGGTGTATGGTAAAAAAAATATAAGCTATGCTTTGTGGGCTATCTTGTTCGTTGTTATTCTTCTAACCTTTAATCACCACGCAACTTCTACTTTAAATTTATCTTTTTGA
- the purE gene encoding 5-(carboxyamino)imidazole ribonucleotide mutase, giving the protein MTKKSCDVAILMGSQSDWQTMCHSADILTNLGISHSSHIVSAHRTPERLYQFAKEAKAAGFKILIAGAGGAAHLPGMLAALTPLPVFGVPVHSQALSGQDSLLSIVQMPAGIPVGTLAIGKAGAINAALLAAAVIAVYDHDLAQRLEDWRQQQTANVALTPITEV; this is encoded by the coding sequence ATGACAAAAAAATCATGTGATGTCGCGATTTTAATGGGGAGCCAATCGGATTGGCAAACGATGTGCCATAGTGCCGATATTTTAACGAATCTTGGTATTTCTCATAGTTCGCATATTGTCTCAGCCCACCGCACTCCTGAACGCCTTTACCAATTTGCAAAAGAAGCAAAAGCAGCAGGTTTTAAAATTTTAATTGCCGGCGCGGGAGGTGCAGCTCATCTTCCTGGTATGCTCGCAGCGCTTACGCCCCTTCCTGTTTTTGGCGTTCCTGTGCATTCACAGGCTCTCTCTGGTCAAGACTCTTTGCTTTCAATCGTGCAAATGCCAGCCGGAATACCGGTTGGCACGTTAGCCATTGGCAAAGCAGGCGCCATTAATGCCGCCCTTTTAGCTGCAGCCGTTATAGCCGTTTACGATCATGATCTCGCCCAACGATTAGAAGATTGGCGTCAGCAACAAACAGCCAATGTTGCCCTAACGCCTATAACGGAGGTTTAA
- a CDS encoding 5-(carboxyamino)imidazole ribonucleotide synthase yields the protein MFPPGSVIGLIGGGQLARMLAIAAAELGFRTVIFCPESDCPGAQTANNHIIASYDDPSALDNFIAQSDVVSYEFENLLLETVQYVEQSRPVYPSSHALEIAQDRLFEKQFLRDQGIDTASWHAIDDSSFLLSALEALGGRGLLKTRRFGYDGKNQIKLDHPDEQTLTEAFDSFHKQPCILEEIVPFLAEISVLSARTKKGEHIFYDCPENQHKNGILHKSFVPSHIPLEVQKAAQDISATIMDALDYVGVLCIEFFVLTDGHLLVNELAPRVHNSGHWTQKACLTSQFEQHIRAICGLPLGSPYRHSNCQMTNLLGNNLNTLKYFLTQENTSIHLYGKRIIHPHRKMGHVIQLTGPASKS from the coding sequence ATGTTCCCTCCAGGCAGCGTCATTGGTTTAATCGGTGGCGGACAATTGGCACGCATGCTCGCCATAGCAGCGGCAGAATTAGGATTTCGAACCGTTATTTTTTGCCCTGAATCTGATTGCCCAGGCGCTCAAACAGCCAACAACCATATTATTGCCTCCTATGATGATCCATCAGCCTTAGATAATTTTATTGCTCAGAGCGATGTTGTCAGCTATGAATTTGAAAATCTTTTGCTTGAAACAGTTCAATATGTAGAGCAGAGTAGGCCTGTTTATCCTTCTTCGCACGCATTAGAAATCGCGCAAGATCGGCTTTTTGAAAAACAATTTTTACGGGATCAAGGAATTGATACCGCCTCATGGCATGCTATTGACGATTCTTCTTTTCTTCTTTCCGCTCTTGAAGCCTTAGGGGGGCGTGGTCTTTTAAAGACGCGTCGTTTTGGTTATGATGGAAAAAACCAGATTAAGCTTGATCATCCCGATGAACAAACCCTTACAGAAGCCTTCGATTCTTTTCACAAACAGCCTTGTATTTTGGAAGAAATCGTTCCTTTTTTAGCGGAAATTTCTGTTCTCTCGGCCCGCACAAAAAAAGGAGAGCATATTTTTTATGATTGTCCTGAAAACCAACATAAAAACGGGATTCTTCATAAATCCTTTGTTCCGTCCCATATTCCCCTTGAAGTGCAAAAAGCCGCGCAAGATATCAGCGCCACAATCATGGATGCCCTCGATTATGTTGGTGTTCTTTGCATTGAATTTTTTGTCTTAACGGATGGACATCTTTTAGTGAACGAATTAGCGCCGCGTGTGCATAATTCTGGTCATTGGACGCAAAAGGCATGCCTCACTTCACAATTTGAACAGCATATCCGTGCTATTTGTGGTCTTCCCTTAGGCAGCCCCTATCGCCATAGTAATTGTCAAATGACAAATCTTCTTGGGAACAATTTGAATACTTTAAAATATTTTCTCACGCAAGAAAACACTTCAATCCACTTATATGGCAAAAGAATTATTCACCCCCACCGCAAAATGGGCCATGTTATTCAATTAACAGGACCAGCCAGCAAATCTTAA